The following are from one region of the Penaeus monodon isolate SGIC_2016 unplaced genomic scaffold, NSTDA_Pmon_1 PmonScaffold_605, whole genome shotgun sequence genome:
- the LOC119571369 gene encoding uncharacterized protein LOC119571369 translates to MKVLALLALCVGAALGKATRGNAAYTYAYNEPGMNGFYQLFTDYVPNLLTLTSTTPSVASTKPGCGCTTRMWSTTRRQAESTGCMESKSPSTSHRNIRICVLPQVRGEPDYMNVDTWTVFEGPIFTGSEYYGEADAANLGSLTDQGSFHHLDGHQSMDLLRWQQLDGVEFGLYPNTDQDTGSQGQVLNYGSTLM, encoded by the exons ATGAAGGTTCTCGCTCTCCTTGCTCTGTGCGTCGGCGCCGCCCTCGGGAAGG CCACGAGGGGAAATGCCGCTTACACCTACGCGTACAACGAGCCAGGGATGAATGGCTTCTACCAGCTTTTCACCGACTATGTACCCAACCTTCTGACTCTAACTTCGACAACGCCATCAGTAGCGTCTACCAAACCGGGAT GTGGCTGTACTACGAGAATGTGGAGTACAACCAGGCGTCAGGCAGAGTCTACTGGGTGCATGGAATCGAAATCTCCGTCGACTTCCCACAGGAATATTCGAATATG TGTTCTTCCTCAAGTTCGTGGGGAGCCCGATTACATGAACGTCGACACGTGGACGGTGTTCGAGGGCCCCATCTTCACGGGCAGCGAGTATTACGGGGAAGCAGACGCTGCCAACCTGGGCTCCCTCACTGACCAGGGCTCTTTCCATCATCTTGACGGGCACCAGTCCATGGACCTTCTACGA TGGCAACAGCTGGACGGGGTCGAGTTTGGTCTTTATCCCAACACTGACCAAGACACTGGCTCCCAGGGCCAGGTCTTGAACTACGGCTCTACCCTGAT GTGA